From Schizosaccharomyces pombe strain 972h- genome assembly, chromosome: II, the proteins below share one genomic window:
- the rpl502 gene encoding 60S ribosomal protein L5, translated as MPFIKAVKSSPYFSRYQTKYRRRREGKTDYYARKRLIAQAKNKYNAPKYRLVVRFSNRFVTCQIVSSRVNGDYVLAHAHSSELPRYGIKWGLANWTAAYATGLLVARRALAKVGLADKYEGVTEPEGEFELTEAIEDGPRPFKVFLDVGLKRTSTGSRVFGAMKGASDGGLFIPHSPNRFPGFDIETEELDDETLRKYIYGGHVAEYMEMLIDDDEERYQKQFSGLIADGIESDQLEDIYAEAYAKIREDPSFQKSGKDAAAFKAESLKYTQRKLTAEERKERFNAKVIEAGRA; from the coding sequence ATGCCCTTTATCAAAGCAGTCAAGAGCAGCCCTTACTTTTCACGTTATCAGACGAAATATCGTCGTCGTCGTGAGGGTAAAACCGATTATTACGCTCGTAAGCGTTTGATTGCCCAGGCCAAGAACAAATACAATGCTCCCAAGTACCGTTTGGTCGTTCGTTTCTCCAATCGTTTCGTCACATGCCAAATAGTTTCTTCCAGAGTAAACGGTGACTATGTTCTTGCTCACGCTCACTCTTCTGAGCTTCCTCGTTACGGTATCAAATGGGGTTTGGCCAACTGGACTGCCGCCTACGCTACCGGTCTTTTGGTCGCTCGTCGTGCTCTTGCTAAGGTTGGCCTTGCTGATAAGTATGAGGGTGTTACTGAACCTGAGGGTGAGTTCGAGCTCACTGAGGCTATTGAGGATGGTCCTCGCCCCTTCAAGGTTTTCTTGGATGTTGGTTTGAAGCGTACTTCTACCGGTTCCCGTGTCTTTGGTGCAATGAAGGGTGCTTCTGATGGTGGTTTGTTTATTCCCCACTCTCCCAACCGTTTCCCTGGTTTCGATATTGAAACTGAGGAATTGGATGATGAGACTCTCCGTAAGTATATCTATGGTGGTCATGTTGCTGAATACATGGAGATGCTtattgatgatgatgaagagCGTTATCAAAAGCAATTCTCTGGCTTGATTGCTGATGGTATTGAGAGCGATCAACTTGAGGACATCTATGCCGAGGCTTATGCCAAAATCCGTGAGGATCCTTCTTTCCAGAAGTCTGGTAAGGATGCTGCTGCTTTCAAGGCTGAGTCTCTTAAGTATACTCAAAGGAAGCTTACTGCTGAAGAACGCAAAGAGCGTTTCAACGCCAAGGTTATTGAGGCCGGTCGTGCTTAA